A window from Falco naumanni isolate bFalNau1 chromosome 3, bFalNau1.pat, whole genome shotgun sequence encodes these proteins:
- the RPA2 gene encoding replication protein A 32 kDa subunit → MWSGHGTFDGGYGSMGPSAPAGGYTQSPGGFGSPAGTQAEKKQRIRSQNIVPCTVSQLLAAEQGDETFRICDMEIAQVTIVGVIRHAEKAPTNILYKVDDMTAAPMDVRQWVDTDEAGGENVVIPPGTYVKVAGHLRSFQNKKSLVAFKMMPVENMNEFTTHMLEIVHAHMILRKNRTSASRVPQTFSSTGTGDVGGYGAGGSLGVNGLTAHQGQVLNLIKNCPVPEGMSLQELKLQLHHMSMSTIKQAVEFLSSEGHIYSTVDDDHFKSTDTD, encoded by the exons ATGTGGAGCGGGCACG GTACCTTCGACGGTGGGTACGGCAGCATGGGTCCCTCGGCGCCCGCGGGCGGCTACACGCAGTCCCCGGGCGGCTTCGGCTCCCCCGCCGGCACGCAGGCGGAGAAGAAGCAG AGGATCCGCTCGCAGAACATCGTGCCCTGCACCGTGTCGCAGCTGCTGGCGGCCGAGCAGGGGGACGAGACCTTCCGGATCTGCGACATGGAGATCGCCCAG GTCACCATCGTGGGCGTCATTCGGCACGCCGAGAAGGCACCGACAAACATCCTCTACAAGGTGGACGACATGACCGCGGCCCCGATGGACGTTAGGCAGTGGGTTGATACTGAT GAGGCAGGTGGTGAGAATGTTGTGATACCTCCAGGAACTTATGTAAAAGTAGCTGGTCATCTTCGGTCTTTCCAG aataagaaaagctTGGTGGCATTTAAGATGATGCCTGTGGAAAACATGAATGAGTTCACCACACACATGCTAGAGATTGTCCATGCGCATATGATCCTCAGAAAAAATCGTACG TCAGCATCAAGAGTGCCTCAGACGTTTTCCTCTACTGGGACAGGTGACGTGGGGGGCTATGGAGCCGGTGGCAGCCTAGGAGTGAACGGACTCACAGCACATCAGGGTCAG GTGTTGAACTTGATTAAAAATTGCCCTGTCCCAGAAGGAATGAGTCTTCAAGAGCTGAAACTTCAGCTCCACCATATGAGCATGTCAACAATCAA